The Sesamum indicum cultivar Zhongzhi No. 13 linkage group LG1, S_indicum_v1.0, whole genome shotgun sequence genome includes a window with the following:
- the LOC105167598 gene encoding uncharacterized protein LOC105167598 (The sequence of the model RefSeq protein was modified relative to this genomic sequence to represent the inferred CDS: added 34 bases not found in genome assembly) has protein sequence MHQKKSEVQIGTESSGVSSDFNPTPPLPPSSLTQKHPHLSQNFHPTPLQPPRSSSSVNNPTLQILINAENQQQQDQNDPFTLKPTPFKRPHLQQQFSSSLTKTPTLSNALHRYGVSAQNPPTKFGLFYNRSQKFLTHFHHHLRHLRRRLRLHLRLILLLSLPFFYFLVSHPSSSFILDFLSAFAFSAALLFSLNLAIPRLPTIRLFLARSLPIKICAKDQVSRPHLPVFWSIGSRQKADKKAISGCYVQAYSNGDVYEGEFHKGKCSGSGVYYYYMSGRYEGDWVDGKYDGYGVETWARGSRYRGQYRQGLRHGFGVYRFYTGDVYAGEWSSGQSHGCGIHTCEDGSKYVGEFKWGVKHGLGHYHFRNGDRYAGEYFADKMHGFGVYCFANGHRYEGAWHEGRRQGLGMYTFRNGETQSGHWQNGVLDVPSTQSNTYPVSPVAVNHSKVLNVVQEARRAAEKAYEVTKVDERVNRAVAAANRAANAARVAAVKAVQKQMHHRSNSDEIPIPVV, from the exons ATGCATCAGAAAAAATCTGAAGTACAGATCGGAACAGAAAGC CCCTGCCGCCCTCTTCCCTTACCCAGAAACACCCCCACCTTTCCCAGAATTTCCATCCGACTCCGCTCCAGCCGCCTCGTTCTTCATCTTCTGTGAATAATCCCACCCTTCAAATCCTTATCAACGCTGAGAATCAACAGCAGCAAGACCAGAATGACCCTTTTACCCTCAAGCCCACCCCTTTCAAGAGACCGCATCTTCAGCAGCAATTCTCCAGTTCCCTCACCAAGACTCCAACTCTATCCAACGCCCTTCACAGGTATGGTGTTTCTGCGCAGAACCCACCTACAAAATTCGGTCTTTTTTACAATAGGTCTCAGAAATTCTTGACCCAtttccaccaccacctccgccACCTGCGTCGCCGTCTGCGCCTCCACCTTCGCCTTATTCTTCTACTCAGCCTCCccttcttttactttttggtCTCTCATCCTTCTAGCTCCTTCATTCTTGATTTCCTCTCTGCTTTTGCCTTCTCGGCCGCCCTTCTCTTCTCCTTGAATTTGGCCATTCCACGTCTCCCCACAATAAGATTGTTCCTTGCCAGGTCTTTGCCGATTAAGATATGTGCAAAGGATCAAGTGAGCCGGCCGCACTTGCCGGTTTTTTGGTCAATTGGGTCCCGCCAGAAGGCTGATAAAAAGGCTATTTCAGGATGTTATGTGCAGGCGTATAGCAATGGGGATGTGTATGAGGGTGAGTTTCACAAAGGGAAATGTAGTGGGAGTGGGGTGTATTACTATTACATGAGTGGGAGGTATGAGGGGGATTGGGTTGATGGCAAGTATGATGGTTATGGGGTTGAGACGTGGGCAAGGGGCAGCAGATATAGAGGGCAGTACCGGCAGGGTCTTAGGCATGGTTTTGGGGTGTACAGGTTTTATACAGGGGATGTGTATGCTGGAGAATGGTCTAGTGGGCAGAGCCATGGATGTGGGATACATACATGCGAGGATGGAAGTAAGTATGTGGGAGAATTTAAATGGGGAGTTAAACATGGTCTTGGACACTACCATTTCAG GAATGGGGATAGGTATGCTGGAGAATATTTTGCTGATAAGATGCATGGATTTGGAGTCTATTGCTTCGCAAATGGCCACCGCTACGAGGGTGCATGGCATGAGGGTAGAAGACAGGGGCTCGGGATGTACACTTTCAGGAACGGTGAAACTCAGTCTGGCCATTGGCAAAACGGAGTTCTTGATGTTCCAAGCACACAGAGCAACACCTATCCTGTTTCTCCAGTTGCTGTTAACCACTCTAAAGTGCTTAATGTTGTTCAG GAAGCTAGACGAGCAGCAGAGAAAGCCTATGAGGTTACCAAGGTGGATGAGAGAGTGAACAGGGCTGTAGCAGCTGCTAACCGGGCTGCTAATGCTGCCAGAGTAGCAGCAGTGAAAGCCGTGCAAAAGCAAATGCACCACAGAAGCAACAGCGATGAGATCCCAATTCCTGTTGTTTAA
- the LOC105167547 gene encoding eukaryotic translation initiation factor 4G-like, which translates to MSHNQSRAERSESTQYRKTARSGSSNQQRQFTGGVSTKGGGGASAAPNNPSNRSFKKYNSNSQVGQPGARSPNVDSTIPSAPRAVQNGAHEQQPTHGIPDSPVGSNSSNVKPMDATTQKFTRDVPKAPPSNVSSAALPSSVSIASSESKPPSTPGKAPGDASKSFPLQFGSISPGFMNGMQIPARTSSAPPNLDEQKKAQARHESLRSGPAMPIPSIPKQQLPKKDAGSLEQPNAGDAQLASKSKRDAQVSAAPPAAQAQKPSIHPIPGMTMQLPFHQPQVPVQFGGPNPQIQSQAMPGTSLPMPMPMSLPLGNPPVQHSMFVPGLQPHPLQSQGMMHQGQTLNFSPQMGPIPPQLGNMGINMAPQFPPQPAVKYSGSRKTVKITHPETHEELRLESSPASRSHPNMPSQSQPIPSFPPNIPMNFYPSSYNAPSLFFPAASSVPLSSSQVPPTSQPPRFYNQVTVKPPSRGEKEQSPSTGSLSVGKEESSKPSRLRAEDSVRLNKDVDSSSLSSLPQTKPVLAKSYAFATSSGPANVQKDEPVTLASAVSPKDDSASVSTTSADEARTGAVPPDSIEDNHKNLGNRGQHDQVVRLSATVSSLPSQLAEAEDVEAKSASSGINMVSETAKESSAMVADSCEASHLTIGGAMEEKTGDESESLGTKGVNSRQSEPETVGSKEQGEATLSESLKSYQPILETSFRSLSLESQEITGNHEEGSDMEVTSTNGCLLEDPQEKPEESSGLISDEVEMNDDLAASTHTLGCQNTESSGSVTGLSEQNEKTSPDVLSSVPNGIDTRETTVAKHALMDQESAPVSVPSPPKAALGPGNEDTDSSSCVLLPPSLSNVKDKALSDTNVARNAMPRVKKKKKELYKKAEAAGTSSDLYMAYKGPVENKETVTSGDGSEKSSIISEKQTFANLSQDNAVPYEKPAQGKVEPDDWEDVVEISSPQLETSKNENDDKDGDGYELTTKRYSRDFLLKFVEQCTDLPDGFEITADIADTLMVSSAHVSRQSYPSPGRTIDRPIGGSRPDRRGSGLGDEDKWSKFPGSLMSGRGDIRTDLGYASNIAGFRPGQGGNYGVLRNPRAQAPMPYAGGILSGPMQSLGPHGGLQRNNSDSDRWQRGTGFQKGLMPSPQTPMPVMHKAEKKYEVGRVADEEDAKQRQLKAILNKLTPQNFEKLFQQVKQLNIDNVVTLSRLISQIFDKALMEPTFCEMYANFCFHLAADLPDLSVENEKITFKRLLLNKCQEEFERGEREEEEANKAEEEGEAKQTAEEREEKRLQARRRMLGNIRLIGELYKKRMLTERIMHECLNKLLGQYQNPDEENIEALCKLMSTIGEMIDHPKAKEHIDAYFDIMAQLSNNMKLSSRVRFMLKDAIDLRKNKWQQRRKVEGPKKIEEVHRDAAQERQTQASRLGRAPSMASSVRRGPPMDFGPRSPGMLSPPGSQIGGFRAVPPQLRGYGSQDVRMDERHSFENRTMSVPLPQRPLGDDSITLGPQGGLAKGMAYRGQPSAPSVPLAEMPSPGDARRMGPGPNGFSSMSERAAYGQREDLMPRYMPDRFAAPPNYNHSHSQERKMSHGNREVRNTDNSFDSSMHISPPARGGPTTSRQNVSSDKVWSEEHLRDKSVAAIREFYSARDENEVALCIKDLNSPSFYPSMISIWVTDSFERKDVERDLLTKLLINLTKPRHGMISEDQLIKGFESVLAVLEDAVNDAPRAAEFLGRIFAKVVMENVISLSEIGRLIYEGGEEQGQLVEIGLAAEVLGSVLDIIKSEKGDSVLNEICSSSNLRLENFRPAGSNKSLRIDKFI; encoded by the exons ATGTCCCACAATCAATCAAGGGCTGAGAGGAGCGAGTCTACGCAGTACAGGAAAACCGCCCGATCCGGCAGCTCCAATCAGCAGCGCCAGTTCACAGGCGGCGTCTCCACTAAGGGCGGTGGCGGTGCCTCCGCCGCCCCCAACAATCCTTCTAACCGGAG TTTTAAGAAGTATAATAGCAATTCACAAGTAGGGCAACCCGGTGCAAGAAGCCCTAATGTAGATTCTACTATTCCATCTGCACCACGTGCAGTACAGAATGGTGCTCATGAACAGCAGCCAACTCATG GAATACCCGACTCACCAGTTGGTAGTAACTCTTCAAATGTCAAGCCAATGGATGCCACAACTCAAAAATTTACCCGAGATGTCCCCAAAGCTCCTCCTTCTAATGTCTCCTCTGCAGCTCTACCATCTAGTGTTTCGATAGCTAGCTCTGAGTCTAAACCCCCTTCAACACCTGGGAAAG CTCCAGGAGATGCATCTAAATCATTTCCACTTCAGTTTGGGTCCATAAGTCCTGGTTTTATGAATGGAATGCAG ATACCTGCCCGAACAAGCTCCGCACCTCCAAATTTGGATGAGCAGAAAAAAGCTCAG GCCCGCCACGAATCTCTAAGGTCCGGTCCTGCAATGCCAATTCCATCTATTCCAAAGCAGCAATTGCCAAAAAAGGATGCAGGGAGTCTTGAGCAGCCTAATGCAGGTGACGCTCAGCTGGCGTCCAAATCCAAGAGGGATGCCCAAGTTTCAGCAGCACCACCTGCTGCTCAAGCTCAGAAGCCCTCAATACATCCTATCCCTGGTATGACCATGCAACTGCCATTTCACCAACCACAGGTTCCTGTTCAATTTGGTGGTCCAAATCCTCAAATTCAGTCTCAGGCCATGCCAGGAACATCATTGCCCATGCCAATGCCAATGTCCTTACCTCTAGGAAATCCACCAGTTCAGCATTCAATGTTTGTTCCAGGTCTCCAGCCACACCCACTGCAGTCTCAAGGAATGATGCATCAGGGACAGACCTTGAACTTTTCCCCACAAATGGGTCCTATACCTCCTCAGTTGGGTAACATGGGAATAAATATGGCCCCACAGTTTCCTCCGCAACCTGCTGTAAAATACAGTGGTTCTCGCAAAACTGTAAAGATTACACATCCAGAAACTCATGAAGAGTTAAGGCTTGAGAGCTCACCGGCTTCGAGGTCACATCCGAATATGCCATCTCAATCACAGCCTATTCCTTCATTTCCGCCTAATatcccaatgaatttttatcccAGTTCTTACAATGCCCCTTCGCTCTTCTTTCCTGCTGCAAGCTCTGTCCCTCTAAGTAGTTCTCAGGTTCCTCCCACTTCTCAGCCGCCAAGGTTCTATAACCAG GTAACTGTGAAACCGCCTTCTCGTGGGGAGAAAGAGCAATCGCCATCCACTGGTTCACTATCTGTTGGAAAAGAAGAATCTTCTAAACCTTCAAGGTTACGTGCAGAAGATTCAGTTCGTCTTAATAAGGATGTTGACTCTTCCTCATTGAGCTCTTTGCCACAGACAAAGCCTGTGTTAGCAAAATCATATGCATTTGCTACCTCGTCAGGTCCTGCCAATGTGCAGAAGGATGAGCCTGTCACTTTGGCTTCTGCAGTGTCCCCTAAGGATGACTCTGCATCAGTATCAACCACCTCTGCTGATGAAGCAAGAACTGGGGCTGTTCCTCCTGATTCCATTGAAGATAACCATAAAAACCTAGGCAATAGAGGTCAGCATGATCAG GTTGTTAGACTGTCTGCCACTGTATCAAGTTTGCCTTCTCAATTGGCTGAAGCTGAAGATGTGGAAGCAAAATCTGCTTCATCTGGAATTAATATGGTATCTGAAACTGCTAAGGAATCATCAGCCATGGTAGCTGATTCTTGTGAGGCTTCTCATTTGACAATTGGGGGTGCTATGGAAGAAAAGACAGGTGATGAGTCTGAAAGTTTAGGGACGAAAGGTGTAAATAGCAGACAATCAGAGCCTGAGACAGTGGGGAGCAAAGAACAAGGAGAAGCCACATTGTCTGAGAGTTTGAAATCCTATCAACCTATTCTAGAAACGTCTTTTAGGTCTCTTTCTTTAGAATCTCAAGAAATCACCGGTAACCACGAGGAGGGCTCTGATATGGAGGTAACATCCACTAATGGCTGTTTATTGGAAGACCCACAAGAAAAGCCAGAAGAATCTTCAGGATTAATCTCTGATGAGGTTGAGATGAATGATGATTTAGCTGCATCTACTCACACATTGGGTTGTCAAAATACTGAAAGTTCTGGGTCAGTGACTGGTCTGTCAGAACAGAACGAAAAAACTTCTCCGGATGTGTTGTCAAGTGTGCCTAATGGCATTGACACAAGAGAAACAACTGTCGCGAAGCATGCTCTGATGGACCAGGAGTCCGCCCCTGTTTCAGTTCCATCCCCTCCTAAAGCTGCTTTGGGGCCTGGAAATGAAGATACTGATAGTAGTAGTTGTGTGTTACTTCCCCCTTCTCTGTCTAATGTCAAAGATAAAGCCTTGTCAGATACAAATGTGGCGAGAAATGCCATGCCCcgagttaaaaagaaaaaaaaagaattatacaaaaaagCAGAAGCTGCTGGTACGAGTTCTGATCTTTATATGGCATATAAGGGTCCTGTGGAAAACAAAGAGACTGTAACATCTGGAGATGGCTCAGAAAAATCTTCAATCATTAGCGAGAAGCAGACATTTGCTAATTTATCTCAGGACAATGCCGTGCCATATGAGAAACCTGCTCAGGGTAAAGTGGAGCCTGATGATTGGGAAGATGTTGTGGAAATCTCTAGTCCGCAGTTAGAAACTTCAAAGaatgaaaatgatgataaGGATGGAGATGGATATGAATTGACAACTAAAAGGTACTCTCGGGATTTCCTCCTAAAATTTGTGGAGCAATGCACTGATCTTCCTGATGGATTCGAAATTACTGCTGACATAGCAGATACATTGATGGTTTCTAGTGCCCATGTTTCACGGCAGTCGTACCCTAGCCCAGGACGTACAATTGACAGGCCAATTGGTGGTTCTAGACCAGATCGTCGTGGAAGTGGATTGGGAGATGAAGACAAATGGAGTAAATTTCCTGGATCTCTTATGTCCGGGCGAGGGGATATACGGACAGATCTTGGCTATGCAAGTAATATTGCTGGATTTCGGCCTGGCCAAGGAGGTAATTATGGTGTTTTAAGGAATCCTCGGGCTCAGGCACCTATGCCATATGCTGGGGGCATCTTATCTGGGCCGATGCAGTCCCTGGGTCCTCATGGTGGCCTTCAGAGAAACAATTCTGATTCTGATAGGTGGCAGCGTGGCACTGGTTTTCAGAAGGGTTTGATGCCTTCTCCTCAGACACCAATGCCGGTGATGCACAAAGctgaaaagaaatatgaagTAGGTAGGGTTGCTGACGAGGAAGACGCAAAGCAGAGGCAGTTAAAGGCCATCCTGAACAAGCTTACccctcaaaattttgaaaaactgtTTCAACAAGTTAAGCAATTGAACATAGATAATGTTGTTACACTTTCTCGCTTGATCTCACAGATTTTTGACAAAGCTCTGATGGAGCCTACCTTCTGTGAGATGTATGCGAATTTCTGCTTTCACCTTGCTGCAGATTTGCCAGACCTAAGTGTGgagaatgaaaaaattactttcAAGAGATTACTCTTGAACAAGTGCCAAGAAGAATTTGAGAGgggagaaagagaagaagaagaggcaAATAAAGCAGAGGAAGAAGGTGAAGCCAAACAGACAGcggaagagagagaggagaaaagaCTCCAAGCACGAAGACGCATGTTAGGTAATATTAGGCTGATTGGAGAACTGTACAAGAAGAGAATGTTGACTGAGAGAATAATGCATGAGTGCCTAAATAAGTTGTTGGGACAGTATCAGAATCCTGATGAGGAGAATATTGAAGCCCTGTGCAAATTGATGAGCACAATTGGGGAGATGATAGATCACCCCAAGGCAAAGGAACATATTGATGCCTATTTTGATATCATGGCCCAATTATCCAACAATATGAAGCTTTCGTCCAGGGTCAGATTCATGCTAAAAGATGCTATCGATCTgagaaagaataagtggcAACAGAGGAGGAAAGTTGAAGGTCCGAAAAAGATTGAGGAGGTACACCGCGATGCCGCTCAAGAGCGGCAGACACAAGCAAGTAGGCTGGGTCGTGCTCCCAGCATGGCTAGTTCTGTTCGAAGGGGTCCACCTATGGATTTTGGCCCTAGATCCCCTGGTATGTTATCTCCGCCAGGTTCTCAGATTGGTGGTTTCCGTGCTGTTCCCCCACAACTACGCGGTTATGGTTCTCAGGATGTTCGGATGGATGAGAGGCATTCCTTTGAGAACAGGACCATGTCTGTTCCTCTGCCCCAGAGACCCCTCGGTGATGATTCCATAACTCTTGGGCCCCAAGGTGGCCTTGCAAAGGGGATGGCCTACAGAGGGCAGCCATCAGCACCTAGCGTTCCTTTGGCTGAGATGCCAAGTCCTGGAGATGCACGGAGGATGGGACCTGGCCCCAATGGATTTAGTTCCATGTCCGAACGGGCGGCTTATGGCCAAAGAGAAGATCTGATGCCAAG GTATATGCCAGACAGGTTTGCTGCTCCTCCCAATTACAACCACTCACATTCTCAGGAGCGAAAAATGTCCCATGGGAATAGAGAGGTTCGAAACACAGACAACAGTTTTGACAGTTCTATGCATATTTCTCCACCTGCTCGAGGTGGGCCAACTACTAGCAGACAAAATGTGTCTTCGGATAAGGTGTGGTCAGAAGAGCACTTGCGGGACAAGTCTGTGGCTGCAATCAGAGAATTCTACAG TGCAAGAGATGAGAATGAGGTTGCTTTGTGCATCAAGGATTTGAACAGCCCCAGCTTTTATCCATCTATGATCTCTATCTGGGTTACCGATTCTTTTGAGAGGAAAGATGTCGAGAGAGACCTCTTGACAAAGTTACTGATCAATCTTACGAAACCTCGACACGGGATGATAAGTGAAGATCAACTCATTAAAGG GTTTGAGTCTGTTCTTGCTGTGTTGGAGGATGCTGTGAATGATGCCCCTAGAGCAGCAGAGTTCCTTGGTCGTATCTTTGCCAAAGTCGTGATGGAAAATGTCATTTCACTTTCTGAAATTGGGAGATTGATATATGAAGGTGGGGAAGAGCAAGGTCAGCTTGTAGAAATAGGGCTTGCAGCTGAAGTCCTTGGAAGTGTCTTGGATATAATCAAATCGGAAAAAGGTGACTCTGTATTGAATGAGATTTGTTCAAGCTCCAATCTGCGGCTAGAGAACTTCAGACCTGCAGGCTCTAACAAGTCACTGAGAATAGACAAGTTCATTTAG
- the LOC105167587 gene encoding 60S ribosomal protein L37a — MAKRTKKVGIVGKYGTRYGASLRKQIKKMEVSQHSKYFCEFCGKYAVKRKAVGIWGCKDCGKVKAGGAYTLNTASAVTVRSTIRRLREQTES, encoded by the exons ATg GCCAAGAGAACCAAGAAGGTTGGAATCGTTGGGAAATATG GCACCCGATATGGTGCTAGTTTGAGGAAGCAGATTAAGAAGATGGAAGTTAGTCAGCATAGCAAGTACTTCTGCGAGTTCTGTGGGAAG TATGCAGTGAAAAGGAAGGCTGTCGGCATATGGGGATGCAAGGACTGTGGCAAAGTGAAAGCAGGCGGTGCTTACACTTTGAA CACTGCGAGTGCCGTGACCGTGAGGAGCACCATCAGAAGGTTGAGGGAGCAGACGGAGAGttaa
- the LOC105167578 gene encoding metacaspase-1 has product MYMLVNCSNCGTALQLPPGASSIRCAICQAITPIHVAEPRHMAPPPGPINPPSPYSQTQHHGLFAPPSPYSHAPPGPPPNPHGRKKAVIIGISYKFSRHELKGCINDAKCMKYLLTNRFHFPESSIVMLTEEETDPYRIPTLYNIRMAMHWLVQGCQPGDSLVFHYSGHGSQQRDYHGEEVDGHNETLCPVDFETQGMIVDDEINATIVRPIPPGVKLHAIIDACHSGTALDLPFLCRMNRSGQYVWEDHRPQSGNWKGASGGEVISFSGCDDNQTSADTSALSKITSTGAMTFCFIQAIDQGQGTTYGSILNSMRNTIRSVGSSGPNFGGGMPAVATSLMNMLITGGNGGGRLTQEPQLTACETFDVYAKPFFL; this is encoded by the exons ATGTACATGTTAGTTAACTGTTCCAATTGCGGCACCGCGCTGCAGCTGCCGCCGGGGGCCTCCTCCATACGATGCGCTATTTGTCAGGCCATAACTCCAATACATGTTGCCGAGCCGCGCCACATGGCTCCGCCTCCTGGCCCGATTAATCCCCCGTCTCCTTATTCCCAAACCCAGCATCATGGGTTGTTTGCTCCGCCGTCTCCTTATTCCCATGCCCCGCCTGGCCCTCCGCCCAACCCTCATGGTCGTAAGAAAGCTGTGATCATCGGCATATCGTACAAGTTTTCTAGGCATGAGTTGAAGGGATGCATTAACGACGCTAAGTGCATGAAGTATCTTCTGACGAATAGGTTTCACTTTCCGGAATCTTCTATCGTCATGCTAACCG AAGAAGAGACTGATCCATATAGAATTCCAACTCTATATAATATTCGGATGGCAATGCATTGGCTTGTACAAGGATGTCAACCAGGAGATTCCTTGGTGTTTCATTATTCTGGTCATGGGTCGCAACAAAGGGACTACCATGGAGAGGAAGTTGATGGACATAATGAAACACTGTGTCCAGTTGACTTCGAAACACAGGGTATGATTGTAGATGATGAAATTAATGCTACTATTGTCAGACCTATACCTCCGGGTGTCAAGCTTCATGCCATAATAGATGCCTGTCATAGCGGAACAGCCCTTGATTTGCCATTTCTTTGCAGGATGAACAG GAGTGGACAGTATGTATGGGAGGACCATCGCCCTCAATCAGGTAACTGGAAAGGAGCTAGTGGTGGTGAAGTAATTTCCTTCAGTGGCTGTGATGACAATCAAACATCAGCCGATACATCT GCTCTTTCAAAAATCACTTCAACTGGTGCCATGACTTTCTGTTTCATTCAAGCCATTGACCAAGGACAGGGGACCACATATGGGAGCATCCTAAATTCAATGCGTAATACAATTCGAAGTGTTGGAAGTTCAGGTCCTAACTTTGGAGGTGGTATGCCGGCGGTAGCAACATCTCTTATGAATATGCTTATTACAGGAGGTAATGGTGGTGGCCGCCTTACACAg GAGCCGCAACTGACTGCTTGTGAAACTTTTGACGTATATGCCAAACCATTTTTCctatga